One genomic region from Shewanella aestuarii encodes:
- the ssb gene encoding single-stranded DNA-binding protein, with product MASRGVNKVILVGNLGKDPEVRYMPNGNAVANFTVATSESWKDQQGQVQERTEWHNIVMYRRLAEIAGEYLKKGSKVYLEGKLQTSKWQDQTTGQDRYKTEINAMEMQMLDSRNSGSGMDNNQGYNQAPAQPRPAPQPRQNAPQQPQQSGQYNQAPAGSYQQPAGGYGQQSAPQVAPQQTYAPKPQAPQGNFQQAAPQQAPAQRPAPQPAQNFTPDLDEGWDDDIPF from the coding sequence ATGGCCAGTCGTGGTGTGAATAAAGTCATTTTGGTGGGTAACTTAGGTAAAGATCCTGAGGTACGTTACATGCCAAACGGTAATGCCGTTGCCAATTTTACTGTAGCGACTAGCGAGTCGTGGAAAGACCAACAAGGTCAAGTACAAGAGCGTACTGAGTGGCATAACATTGTTATGTATCGTCGTTTAGCTGAAATTGCTGGAGAGTACCTAAAGAAAGGCTCGAAAGTGTATTTAGAAGGCAAATTGCAAACCAGTAAATGGCAAGACCAAACGACAGGTCAAGACCGTTACAAGACTGAAATTAATGCGATGGAAATGCAAATGCTTGATAGCCGTAACAGCGGTTCAGGCATGGATAATAATCAAGGTTATAATCAAGCCCCAGCACAGCCACGCCCAGCACCACAGCCTCGTCAAAATGCGCCACAACAGCCGCAGCAGTCTGGTCAATATAATCAAGCGCCAGCAGGCAGTTATCAGCAGCCAGCAGGTGGTTATGGTCAGCAGTCTGCACCACAAGTGGCGCCACAACAAACTTATGCACCAAAGCCTCAAGCGCCTCAAGGTAACTTCCAGCAAGCTGCGCCACAGCAAGCTCCTGCTCAGCGCCCTGCACCGCAGCCAGCACAAAACTTTACTCCAGATTTAGATGAAGGCTGGGATGACGATATTCCGTTCTGA
- a CDS encoding MFS transporter: MASNGLSGMEKKVAFSLASVFGLRMMGLFMIMPVFALYGQHLEGFSPLWVGIAIGAYGLTQAILQIPMGILSDKYGRKPIIMAGLVLFAIGSLIAASSDHIYGVVFGRAVQGMGAIAAAVLALAADLTRDEQRTKVMAVIGMCIGFSFALSLLVGPIVAQSVGLTGLFLLTSVLAVVGIIIVQFFVPNPISQAPKGDTLATPAKLKKMLFDPQLFRLDAGIFILHLVLTAVFVALPLDLVDAGLVKEKHWMLYFPAFIGAFFLMVPLIIIGVKKNNTKTMFQLSLLIMMAALAAMGLFADNLWVLSIAVVLFFTGFNYLEASLPSLIAKFCPVGEKGSAMGVYSTSQFLGAFCGGMLGGGAYQLLGASGVFFVALALMFLWLLLTFGMAKPVLLKSYTLQAAIKDKPHAQTMAAQLSQLTGVAEAIVVLEDKVAYLKVNDDFNLSEARAVLGSVN, translated from the coding sequence ATGGCCAGTAATGGATTGTCGGGCATGGAGAAAAAGGTCGCGTTTTCGCTAGCCAGTGTATTTGGTTTGCGAATGATGGGCTTGTTTATGATCATGCCAGTATTTGCGTTATATGGGCAACATCTTGAAGGTTTCTCACCGTTATGGGTCGGTATTGCGATTGGTGCATATGGTCTGACTCAAGCTATTTTACAAATTCCTATGGGCATACTGTCTGATAAGTATGGGCGTAAGCCTATCATTATGGCTGGATTGGTATTGTTTGCTATAGGTAGCTTGATTGCTGCTTCGTCAGATCATATTTACGGGGTGGTATTTGGGCGTGCTGTGCAAGGGATGGGTGCTATTGCAGCTGCGGTGTTAGCATTAGCTGCTGACTTAACCCGTGATGAACAGCGTACTAAGGTGATGGCTGTGATTGGCATGTGTATTGGCTTTTCATTTGCACTGTCACTACTTGTTGGCCCTATTGTGGCGCAAAGTGTAGGCTTAACTGGCTTGTTTTTGTTGACCAGTGTGTTGGCGGTTGTCGGGATTATTATTGTGCAGTTTTTTGTTCCCAATCCAATAAGCCAAGCTCCTAAGGGCGATACTCTCGCAACGCCAGCTAAGCTTAAGAAGATGCTGTTTGACCCGCAATTATTCCGTCTTGATGCCGGTATATTTATCTTGCATTTAGTGCTAACCGCAGTGTTTGTTGCCTTGCCTTTAGATTTAGTTGATGCAGGCTTGGTAAAAGAAAAACACTGGATGCTTTATTTCCCTGCATTTATCGGTGCGTTCTTTTTAATGGTGCCGTTAATCATTATTGGTGTTAAGAAAAACAACACTAAAACCATGTTCCAGTTGTCGTTGTTAATTATGATGGCAGCCTTGGCAGCAATGGGCTTATTTGCTGACAATTTATGGGTATTAAGCATAGCTGTTGTTTTATTCTTTACAGGCTTCAACTATCTTGAAGCGTCATTGCCTAGTTTGATTGCTAAATTTTGCCCTGTTGGTGAAAAAGGGTCTGCCATGGGCGTGTATTCAACTAGCCAATTTTTAGGTGCGTTTTGTGGTGGCATGTTAGGCGGTGGTGCTTATCAGTTGTTGGGGGCTTCAGGGGTGTTTTTTGTTGCGCTTGCGCTGATGTTTTTATGGCTATTATTAACCTTTGGTATGGCTAAACCCGTGTTATTAAAGAGCTACACATTACAGGCGGCTATTAAAGACAAACCTCATGCTCAAACTATGGCGGCGCAATTATCGCAGTTAACAGGTGTTGCAGAGGCGATAGTTGTATTAGAAGATAAAGTTGCTTATTTGAAAGTGAATGACGATTTCAATTTAAGCGAAGCTAGAGCTGTGTTAGGCTCTGTCAATTAG
- the uvrA gene encoding excinuclease ABC subunit UvrA yields the protein MENIEIRGARTHNLKNINLTIPRDKLIVITGLSGSGKSSLAFDTLYAEGQRRYVESLSAYARQFLSLMEKPDVDHIEGLSPAISIEQKSTSHNPRSTVGTVTEIYDYLRLLFARVGEPRCPTHNQPLSAQTVSQMVDKVLALPENSRQMLLAPVVNDRKGEHVKLLESLSAQGYIRARIDGEVCDLTDPPTLDLHVKHTIEVVVDRFKVREDLKQRLAESFETALELSGGIAKIASMEDSSAEELIFSANFACPHCGYSMAELEPRIFSFNNPAGACQTCDGLGVQQFFDPDRVITNSELSLAGGAIRGWDRRNFYYFQMLSSLAEHFDFDVEAPFEQLTDKVKKIVLYGSGKQNIAFKYINDRGDVVVRNHPFEGILNNMDRRYRETESNSVRDELSKFINMQPCNSCGGSRLREEARHVFIGELNLPALTTWSIGEAKAYFESLEFSGQRAQIADKILKEIGERLGFLVNVGLNYLSLSRSADTLSGGEAQRIRLASQIGAGLVGVMYVLDEPSIGLHQRDNERLLNTLIHLRDLGNTVIVVEHDEDAIRMADHVIDIGPGAGVHGGEIIAQGTLKEIINCSESVTGQYLSGKKQIHISEQRTPIDPNNVIELLGATGNNLKNVDLTIPVGLFTCVTGVSGSGKSTLINDTFFKIAHRMLNGATVDEPAPYKSIKGMEHCDKVVDIDQSPIGRTPRSNPATYTGIFTPVREIFAGTQEARTRGYQIGRFSFNVKGGRCEACQGDGLIKVEMHFLPDVYVPCDSCKGKRYNRETLEVKYKGKNIHEVLQMTIEEARIFFDAIPAIARKLQTLMDVGLSYIRLGQSATTLSGGEAQRVKLAKELSKRDTGKTLYILDEPTTGLHFADIQLLLDVLHRLKSHGNTIVVIEHNLDVIQTADWIIDLGPEGGSGGGTILIAGSPEEVAEHPTSHTARFLKSMLALHKQRSANASTDKVKPSKPKATKATKVKAATVKTAK from the coding sequence ATGGAAAATATTGAAATCCGCGGTGCCCGAACCCACAATTTAAAAAACATCAATCTGACAATTCCAAGGGATAAGTTGATTGTTATCACAGGGTTATCTGGCTCAGGAAAATCATCTCTTGCATTTGACACTTTATACGCTGAGGGGCAGCGTCGTTATGTTGAATCTTTATCCGCTTACGCTCGCCAATTTTTAAGCTTGATGGAAAAACCTGATGTCGACCACATTGAAGGCTTGAGCCCAGCTATCTCTATTGAGCAAAAATCCACCTCGCACAACCCACGTTCAACAGTTGGCACAGTTACCGAGATTTATGATTATCTACGCTTGTTATTTGCCCGAGTAGGCGAGCCTCGCTGTCCAACTCACAACCAGCCATTATCAGCACAAACTGTCAGTCAAATGGTTGATAAAGTACTCGCCTTACCTGAAAACAGTCGCCAAATGTTGTTAGCACCTGTGGTGAACGATCGTAAAGGTGAGCATGTAAAGTTACTCGAAAGCTTATCAGCCCAAGGATATATTCGAGCACGTATTGATGGCGAAGTATGTGACTTAACCGACCCGCCAACGTTGGATTTACATGTCAAACATACGATTGAAGTAGTTGTTGACCGCTTTAAAGTTCGGGAAGATCTAAAGCAGCGTTTAGCAGAGTCATTCGAAACCGCTTTAGAGCTTTCAGGTGGTATCGCAAAAATTGCATCAATGGAAGACAGTAGTGCTGAAGAGCTCATTTTTTCAGCCAACTTTGCCTGTCCACATTGTGGATATTCAATGGCTGAGCTTGAGCCGCGGATTTTCTCGTTTAACAACCCAGCTGGCGCTTGCCAAACTTGTGATGGCCTTGGTGTTCAACAATTTTTTGATCCAGACAGAGTCATTACCAACAGTGAGTTATCCCTTGCGGGCGGAGCAATTCGTGGTTGGGATCGTCGTAATTTCTATTACTTCCAAATGCTCAGCTCACTAGCAGAACATTTTGATTTTGATGTTGAAGCGCCATTTGAGCAATTAACCGATAAAGTAAAAAAAATCGTCTTATATGGTTCAGGTAAGCAAAATATCGCCTTTAAATACATTAATGACCGCGGCGACGTTGTGGTTCGCAACCACCCCTTTGAAGGCATTTTAAATAATATGGATCGCCGTTATCGTGAAACTGAAAGCAACTCAGTACGCGACGAGCTATCCAAGTTCATCAATATGCAACCTTGTAATAGCTGTGGTGGTTCTCGGTTACGTGAAGAGGCGCGTCATGTTTTTATTGGCGAGTTAAATCTACCGGCATTAACCACTTGGTCAATTGGTGAAGCAAAAGCATATTTTGAGTCATTAGAATTTAGCGGCCAGCGCGCCCAAATTGCCGATAAAATTTTAAAGGAAATTGGCGAGCGATTGGGCTTTTTAGTCAATGTCGGCCTTAACTATTTAAGCCTATCTCGCTCGGCAGACACCTTATCAGGTGGCGAGGCACAACGTATTCGCTTGGCTAGCCAAATTGGTGCCGGTTTAGTCGGCGTGATGTACGTACTCGACGAACCCTCCATTGGTTTACATCAGCGAGATAACGAAAGACTGCTTAACACGCTTATCCACCTACGTGATTTAGGTAACACTGTCATTGTGGTTGAACATGATGAAGATGCTATTCGTATGGCGGATCATGTTATTGATATTGGCCCTGGAGCCGGTGTTCATGGGGGTGAAATTATCGCTCAAGGCACACTCAAAGAGATTATCAATTGCAGTGAATCTGTCACAGGCCAATATCTTTCAGGTAAAAAGCAGATTCATATCAGTGAACAGCGCACACCAATCGATCCTAACAATGTTATTGAGCTATTAGGGGCAACAGGTAACAACTTAAAAAATGTAGATTTAACCATTCCGGTGGGTTTATTTACTTGCGTCACCGGTGTGTCAGGTTCAGGTAAATCTACCTTAATTAACGACACCTTCTTTAAAATTGCTCACAGGATGCTTAATGGCGCCACGGTTGATGAGCCTGCACCTTACAAAAGCATTAAAGGGATGGAGCATTGCGACAAGGTTGTGGATATTGATCAAAGCCCTATTGGTCGCACACCGCGCTCAAACCCTGCCACATACACAGGTATTTTTACGCCTGTCAGAGAAATTTTTGCCGGCACTCAAGAAGCTAGAACTCGAGGTTATCAAATCGGCCGTTTCTCATTTAATGTTAAAGGTGGTCGCTGTGAAGCCTGCCAAGGCGATGGCTTAATAAAAGTAGAAATGCACTTTTTGCCTGATGTTTACGTGCCATGTGATTCTTGTAAAGGTAAGCGTTACAACCGCGAAACCTTAGAAGTAAAATACAAAGGTAAAAACATTCACGAAGTGTTGCAAATGACCATTGAAGAAGCCCGTATTTTCTTTGATGCGATCCCTGCGATTGCGCGTAAATTGCAAACCTTAATGGATGTCGGTTTGTCTTATATTCGTTTAGGACAAAGTGCGACAACCCTTTCCGGAGGTGAGGCGCAGCGGGTAAAACTAGCTAAAGAATTATCAAAACGCGATACAGGTAAAACACTGTACATTTTAGATGAACCGACTACAGGTTTGCATTTTGCAGACATTCAATTACTACTAGATGTACTGCATCGTTTGAAATCGCACGGCAATACCATTGTGGTCATTGAACACAACTTAGATGTGATTCAAACCGCAGATTGGATTATTGACTTAGGCCCAGAAGGCGGTTCTGGCGGTGGCACAATTTTAATCGCAGGTAGCCCTGAAGAGGTTGCTGAGCACCCGACTTCACATACGGCGCGTTTTTTAAAATCTATGCTAGCCTTACATAAGCAGCGATCGGCAAACGCATCAACAGATAAAGTTAAACCAAGCAAGCCTAAAGCAACTAAAGCAACTAAAGTAAAAGCTGCTACGGTAAAAACAGCCAAATAA
- a CDS encoding M20/M25/M40 family metallo-hydrolase produces the protein MALMFNLGSLLNSSSNSPAIKTSIISLLTCTLLSLTACSNTSMSCNLPLAPQWANIEEMTQDITVLSSVEFAGRKTNTQGSLLSQSYISQRFAEIGLVPWGQDYRVPFEYDYQFSSRQGINVIGIIPSKISSNKWRVITAHYDHLGQQGSKVFHGADDNASGVAGLLAIAKHWHLHRPKDVNLMLVATDAEEQGLYGSYALVKQLTETKNMQIELAMNLDMIGHPSRPRAIYIEGEQNFVHFAQIKDQLSQKHSLCIRLSYAKLAGSGIQRMNWLKASDHYPFHKAGIAWIYFGVPPHSQYHTTDDTIDTLDLNFLASVTEMAYSFISQQNSLIATD, from the coding sequence ATGGCATTGATGTTCAACTTGGGTTCTCTATTAAATAGTTCCAGCAACAGCCCCGCAATTAAAACATCAATCATCAGTTTATTAACGTGCACCTTGTTATCATTAACGGCGTGTAGCAATACCTCAATGTCCTGCAACCTCCCCCTTGCCCCACAATGGGCCAATATTGAGGAAATGACCCAAGATATAACAGTGCTATCCTCCGTTGAATTTGCTGGGCGTAAAACCAATACACAAGGTTCACTGCTTAGCCAAAGCTATATTAGCCAACGCTTTGCAGAAATTGGCTTAGTACCTTGGGGGCAAGATTATAGAGTGCCATTTGAATACGACTACCAATTTTCATCTCGGCAAGGAATCAATGTTATTGGCATAATACCAAGCAAAATCAGCAGCAATAAATGGCGGGTGATCACCGCACATTATGATCATTTAGGCCAACAAGGCAGCAAGGTGTTTCATGGCGCAGATGACAATGCCTCAGGGGTGGCAGGCTTATTGGCCATTGCTAAACACTGGCATTTACACCGACCAAAAGATGTTAATTTAATGCTGGTCGCCACCGATGCGGAAGAGCAAGGATTATATGGCAGTTACGCGTTAGTCAAACAACTAACGGAAACTAAAAATATGCAAATAGAACTTGCGATGAATCTTGATATGATTGGCCACCCTTCTCGGCCGCGAGCGATTTATATTGAGGGAGAGCAAAATTTTGTCCATTTTGCACAAATAAAAGATCAATTAAGCCAAAAACATAGTTTATGCATTCGCTTAAGCTATGCAAAACTTGCAGGCTCTGGCATCCAGCGTATGAACTGGTTAAAAGCCTCTGACCATTACCCGTTCCATAAAGCCGGTATTGCTTGGATATATTTTGGTGTCCCGCCTCACTCGCAATACCATACAACTGACGATACGATAGACACGCTGGATTTGAATTTTTTGGCAAGTGTTACTGAAATGGCCTACAGTTTTATCAGTCAGCAAAATAGCTTAATTGCAACTGATTAA
- a CDS encoding DEAD/DEAH box helicase, with protein MSSNERTFRELGLSENLLRALDELGYEKPTPIQSASIDPLMEGKDIIGQAQTGTGKTGAFALPLLNKVDIRLNAPQILVLAPTRELAVQVAEAFGSYAKHMKGFHVLPIYGGQSMHQQLSALKRGPQVIVGTPGRVMDHMRRGTLKLDALKALVLDEADEMLKMGFIDDIEWVLEHKPANSQLALFSATMPEQIKRVANKHLNNPVNISIAASHTTVESIEQCFVQVSQHNKLEALVRVLEVENTEGIIIFVRTRNSCVELAEKLEARGYASSPLHGDMNQQARERAVEQLKRGKLDILIATDVAARGLDVERIGHVVNYDIPYDSEAYVHRIGRTGRAGRTGMAILFVTHREMRMLRTIERATNSRISPMKIPSPETVAERRLSRLGEQIQETLNGDLDFMKNAVAELCSQLEVDTDLLAAALLQQVQQERPLQLPPIQERQRDSRDERAPREDRGGRRERGSRPSSPTSFGSPEGLKDNPDVKMNRYVIDVGRENGVGVGNIVGAIANEANIDSRYIGQIQLYDQVTTVDLPDGMPKEVLTHLRKVRVCGRPLNIREAGDETFVDSGRGAPRRPRSDRPRGDRPSGDRRPRKPRDNS; from the coding sequence ATGTCATCCAATGAAAGAACTTTCCGCGAACTCGGCCTGTCTGAGAATTTGTTGCGTGCTCTTGATGAGCTAGGTTACGAAAAACCAACACCAATCCAATCGGCTAGTATCGACCCTCTTATGGAAGGTAAAGATATTATAGGCCAAGCGCAAACCGGTACTGGTAAAACAGGCGCATTTGCACTGCCTCTACTAAACAAAGTAGACATCCGTCTAAATGCACCACAAATTTTAGTATTAGCGCCAACACGCGAGCTAGCCGTTCAGGTTGCTGAAGCGTTTGGTAGTTATGCAAAACACATGAAAGGCTTCCACGTACTACCTATTTATGGTGGTCAAAGCATGCATCAACAATTAAGCGCCCTTAAACGTGGTCCACAAGTCATTGTGGGTACCCCTGGTCGCGTAATGGATCACATGCGTCGTGGCACATTAAAGTTAGATGCGTTAAAAGCATTGGTACTTGATGAAGCTGATGAAATGTTAAAAATGGGCTTTATCGATGATATCGAATGGGTATTAGAGCATAAGCCAGCTAATAGCCAACTTGCGTTGTTCTCAGCAACTATGCCTGAGCAAATTAAGCGTGTTGCTAACAAGCATTTAAACAATCCAGTTAATATTAGCATTGCCGCTAGCCACACTACGGTTGAGTCAATCGAGCAGTGTTTTGTTCAAGTATCGCAACACAATAAACTAGAAGCATTGGTACGTGTTTTAGAAGTTGAAAATACTGAAGGTATTATCATTTTCGTCCGTACACGTAATAGCTGTGTTGAATTGGCTGAAAAACTTGAAGCTCGCGGTTATGCCTCTTCACCACTTCACGGTGATATGAACCAACAAGCGCGTGAACGTGCTGTTGAGCAGCTAAAACGTGGCAAATTAGACATTCTAATTGCAACTGACGTTGCGGCTCGTGGTCTTGACGTTGAGCGTATTGGTCACGTTGTCAACTACGATATTCCATACGATTCTGAAGCTTATGTTCACCGTATTGGTCGTACTGGCCGTGCTGGTCGTACAGGTATGGCGATTCTTTTTGTTACTCATCGTGAAATGCGTATGCTACGCACTATCGAACGAGCAACTAACAGCCGCATTTCGCCAATGAAGATCCCTAGCCCAGAAACGGTTGCAGAGCGTCGTTTATCGCGTTTAGGTGAGCAAATTCAAGAAACCTTAAATGGTGACTTAGATTTCATGAAAAATGCGGTTGCAGAGTTATGTTCTCAACTTGAAGTTGATACAGACTTATTAGCTGCTGCACTACTTCAACAAGTTCAGCAAGAACGTCCTCTTCAATTGCCGCCTATCCAAGAGCGTCAACGTGACTCACGTGATGAACGTGCTCCTCGTGAAGATCGTGGTGGTCGTCGTGAGCGTGGAAGTCGTCCTTCATCGCCAACAAGCTTTGGCTCGCCTGAAGGCCTTAAAGACAATCCAGATGTTAAAATGAACCGTTATGTTATCGATGTAGGTCGTGAAAATGGCGTTGGTGTAGGTAACATTGTTGGTGCGATTGCTAACGAAGCTAACATCGACAGTCGTTATATTGGTCAAATTCAGTTATACGATCAAGTGACAACCGTTGACTTACCAGATGGCATGCCAAAAGAAGTATTAACTCACTTACGTAAAGTGCGTGTTTGTGGTCGCCCATTAAACATTCGCGAAGCCGGTGATGAAACTTTTGTTGATTCAGGCCGTGGTGCGCCACGTCGCCCACGTAGCGATCGCCCACGCGGTGACCGTCCCTCTGGCGACCGTCGTCCACGCAAGCCACGTGATAATAGCTAA
- a CDS encoding DUF3137 domain-containing protein, with protein sequence MSATPSTKMNGKSINNQALAKFIKKLTVSVSHSESIDVVKDCLNQAIAYPHQLKFNNNRLYLGGLISLLTGIGYWLYLAGQSKQGAFTGTDLFVFGLCAIGVIIAIFKLIRRKNSLSKLSNLLRDETLKHLYNMTDCDANYLNAMTHKFVDFQRGNYSQRLEWGKEIDFHSDLGLIRASVVYHHYVDKRTETYQVSDGKGGTRTRTRTVYDHYYRQGVIFPIINNTSHLVISQSRLTKKWQQNFMPASREFEKRFRVQAESEFNAAKFLEPVVVIACEQLANELNDLTIEFAYDGSLLINQKHTNLLEPAMDYDISQPEKFKQELLNETSLSTVNSIFGFVNQIIKHSASPLK encoded by the coding sequence ATGTCAGCAACACCATCGACAAAAATGAACGGTAAATCCATCAACAACCAAGCTCTAGCAAAGTTTATTAAAAAACTAACGGTCAGTGTGTCACATTCAGAGTCTATCGATGTGGTTAAAGACTGTTTAAACCAAGCCATTGCTTATCCTCATCAGCTTAAATTTAATAACAATCGCTTGTACCTTGGTGGATTGATATCGTTATTAACCGGCATAGGTTATTGGCTTTACCTTGCAGGACAAAGTAAACAAGGCGCTTTTACTGGTACTGATCTGTTCGTTTTTGGCTTATGCGCTATTGGCGTCATCATTGCAATTTTTAAGCTGATTCGCCGTAAAAATAGCTTGAGTAAACTATCTAACTTATTGCGAGATGAAACCTTAAAGCATCTTTATAATATGACCGATTGCGATGCCAACTATTTAAATGCCATGACGCATAAATTTGTTGATTTTCAGCGTGGTAACTACTCACAACGCCTAGAGTGGGGTAAAGAAATTGATTTTCACTCTGACCTCGGCCTAATACGTGCCAGTGTGGTTTACCATCATTATGTCGACAAAAGAACAGAAACTTATCAAGTGTCAGATGGCAAAGGTGGCACCAGAACGCGCACCAGAACCGTGTATGATCACTATTATCGTCAAGGGGTTATTTTCCCCATAATCAATAACACCAGCCATTTAGTTATTAGCCAATCTCGGCTAACAAAAAAGTGGCAGCAAAACTTCATGCCCGCTTCCAGAGAGTTTGAAAAAAGGTTTCGGGTACAAGCTGAATCAGAATTTAATGCCGCAAAATTTTTAGAACCCGTGGTGGTCATCGCCTGTGAGCAATTAGCCAATGAACTAAATGATTTAACCATTGAATTTGCTTACGATGGCAGCTTATTGATCAATCAAAAGCATACCAATTTGCTCGAACCAGCAATGGATTATGACATTAGCCAACCAGAAAAATTTAAACAAGAATTGCTAAATGAGACATCATTGTCCACAGTAAATAGTATATTTGGCTTTGTTAACCAAATTATCAAACACAGTGCCAGCCCTTTAAAATAA
- a CDS encoding LemA family protein, which translates to MNAFLIMMAILVVLAIAVFSIYNIIVKEHNAVQRGWADVITQERQRSRIIPELERVLQQHQDYEKELLPKITALRQGINALQNNNIDTKLQNHVDQTSQELIKGIHVAVEAYPELKASDSFAKFMYEITEQEDNVGAAVRIFNQNVANFNACIQSFPNNIVNGFFNKKQTIEIFSDSKAQAAFEYKPKF; encoded by the coding sequence ATGAATGCATTTTTGATTATGATGGCTATCTTAGTTGTGCTCGCGATAGCCGTGTTCAGTATCTACAATATCATTGTGAAAGAACACAACGCTGTGCAACGAGGCTGGGCTGATGTGATTACTCAAGAAAGGCAGCGTAGTCGCATTATTCCTGAGCTTGAGCGAGTACTGCAACAACACCAAGATTATGAAAAAGAGTTATTGCCAAAAATTACTGCTCTGCGCCAAGGTATCAATGCCCTCCAAAACAATAACATTGATACCAAGTTACAAAATCATGTTGATCAAACATCACAAGAACTTATCAAAGGCATCCATGTTGCTGTCGAAGCTTACCCCGAGCTAAAAGCCTCTGACTCATTCGCTAAATTTATGTATGAGATTACTGAACAAGAAGACAACGTCGGTGCTGCAGTGCGTATTTTTAACCAAAATGTGGCTAACTTTAACGCTTGCATTCAGTCGTTTCCCAATAATATCGTTAATGGATTTTTTAATAAAAAACAGACTATAGAGATATTTAGCGACAGCAAAGCCCAAGCCGCTTTTGAATATAAACCTAAGTTTTAA
- a CDS encoding DMT family transporter, with translation MGQPQAENTAKLGLIFVSIAVFFWGILPIALKLSGQFIDAITLTWFRFLMAFVVTLLIQWRFGNLRQFTALSKSQWLKLCLAGILLMFNYVSFVYSLDYLAPGAAQLNFQTSPFFLAFGGVLFFKEKISAVQLSCFATLALGMLLFFHPHLSFTDTDNHQVMIGVMIVQFSVMSWTSYALLQKSLASQLSPSNILLFIYFLGIGVMAPFSSFGHFNQMNTEQWGVAIFCGANTLIAYGCFAQAMKYWPTAQVSAMIALTPVLSFSATALVVSFGWWVDVFSADNIDALSLLGIVLIIASVFAVQIWPLMVKRQHVKAGIQ, from the coding sequence GTGGGCCAACCTCAAGCTGAAAACACAGCCAAACTTGGGCTGATTTTTGTATCAATCGCGGTATTTTTTTGGGGGATTTTACCTATCGCCCTAAAGCTATCTGGACAATTTATTGATGCTATTACCTTAACTTGGTTTCGGTTTTTAATGGCGTTTGTCGTCACATTACTTATTCAATGGCGTTTTGGTAATTTACGCCAATTTACTGCGCTCTCTAAAAGTCAGTGGCTAAAGCTCTGCTTGGCTGGCATTTTGTTGATGTTTAACTATGTGTCATTTGTATACTCGCTTGACTATTTAGCTCCGGGTGCCGCGCAATTAAATTTTCAAACTTCGCCGTTTTTTTTAGCATTTGGTGGGGTGTTATTTTTTAAAGAGAAAATCAGTGCGGTGCAGTTGAGCTGTTTTGCCACCTTAGCACTGGGCATGTTGTTATTTTTTCATCCTCATTTGAGTTTTACTGACACTGATAATCATCAGGTCATGATTGGCGTGATGATAGTGCAGTTTTCGGTAATGTCGTGGACGAGTTATGCTTTGTTGCAAAAGTCATTAGCTAGTCAGTTATCCCCGAGTAATATTTTGCTCTTTATCTATTTTCTGGGAATTGGCGTGATGGCTCCGTTTAGTAGTTTTGGTCATTTCAATCAAATGAACACTGAACAGTGGGGCGTTGCTATATTTTGTGGCGCCAACACTTTGATTGCTTATGGATGCTTTGCTCAAGCCATGAAATATTGGCCTACAGCACAGGTCAGTGCCATGATTGCCTTGACACCAGTATTGAGCTTTAGCGCCACGGCTCTTGTTGTTAGTTTTGGCTGGTGGGTCGATGTGTTTAGCGCTGATAATATTGATGCTTTATCGTTATTAGGCATAGTGTTGATTATTGCATCAGTATTTGCCGTGCAAATTTGGCCGTTGATGGTCAAACGTCAGCATGTTAAAGCAGGTATTCAGTAG